The DNA region GCCGGAGGGAGCGCTCACGCCCGCGCCCCGCCCCTATGTACGCGCGCTCGCCCTCGCCGCCACCACGCTCGTAGGCGCCTGGCTGGGCCTGCTGGTCGTGGGCGGAATCGACGCCCCCGTGGGCCCGGTGGACACCAAGATGGCGCTGCGTCCCTCCCTCATCGGCGGCACCCGGGTAAACGTCTCGCCGCTCGGCGCCCTCGAACTGCGAAGCCACGCCGCGCCCCTGCGCCTCGACGTGGACGTCGACCAGCTCGACCAGCAGCGCGCCTCCGCTCTCGTCGACCATCCGGAACGGCTCGAAGGGCTCGAGGACGAGATCACCTCCGACGTCCAGGCCGGCACCGGCGATCTCGCGCTGCGCTCCGCCGTCGCCGTGGTCGTGGGCGCCGGCGCGCTCGGCCTGGCCGTCTACCGCCGCCCGCGCCGCGCGCTGACGGCGAGCGGTCTCGCGCTGGCGCTGCTGGCGGCCTCGGGTGCGACGGCGTACGCGACGTGGAACCCGAAGTCCGTACTCGAACCGAAGTTCTCCGGGCTGCTGGCCGGCGCGCCCTCCGTCGTGGGCAACGCACGCAGCATCGTCACCGACTTCGACATCTACCAGCGGGAGTTGGCCCGTCTCGTCACCAACGTCACCAAGCTCTACGAGGCGACGTCCACCCTGCCCGCGTACCAGCCGGACCCCTCCACGATCCGTGTGCTCCACGTCTCGGACATCCACCTCAACCCCGCCGCCTGGCAGATCGTCAAGTCGCTCGTCGAGCAGTACGACATCGACGCGATCATCGACACCGGCGACACGATGGACCACGGCACCGCCGCCGAGAACGGCTTCCTCGACCCCGTGACCGACCTGGGCGCCCCGTACGTATGGGTGCGCGGCAACCACGACTCCGACGAGACGCAGAAGGCGTTCGAGAAGATGAGCGAGAAGAAGGGCAGCGACGTACACGTACTCGACGACGGTGTGCCGCTGAACGTCGCGGGGCTGCGGCTCGCCGGGTGGGGCGACCCCCAGTTCACGCCGGACCGCTCCGTGAAGCCCGAGGGGGACCCGCGCGAACGCAAGGACGGGCGGCGGCTGGCCCTCGCCCTGCGCGCCCAGAAGGCGGCGCACACGCCGGTCGACATCGCCGTGGCCCACAACCCGGTACTGGTCAAGGAGACCGACGGCCTCGCACCGCTCGCCCTCGCCGGGCACACACATCAGCGCAGCGTCGAGACGCTGCCGCGGAAGACCCGGCTGATGGTCCAGGGGTCGACGGGCGGCGGCGGGCTGCGGGCGGTGGAGAAGGAGGAGCCGCAGAAGGTCGCCGCGTCCGTCCTCTACCTGGACCGGGACAAGGGGCGGCTCCAGGCGTGGGACGAGATCACGCTGGGCGGGCTGGGACTGACGACGGCGGAGGTCACCCGCCACCTCGCGGGAGACGAACGGGGCTCGTCCCCCTCCCGGTCCCCCTCCCCGCCGGCATCGGGGTCCCCGTCGGGCTCGCTGCCGGAATCGGGCTCTCCGTCGCCGTCGGGGTCCAGAACGGCCGGTGCGGGGCCTGCGGACACGGGCCGGTTCGGCCGGTTCGGTGCGGGAGCTTCGGTTACGGACTCGGCGCGGTCGCCGGTGCCGGGCACGGGCCCGGTCTTCGGGGGCTCCCCCGTGGCGGCGCCCGCTGCGGACCCCCGCCCGGCGAACGCCCCGTAACCGTTTTGGCGAACGCTCCGGTATCCCATATGCTTCTCACGTCCCCGACGCGCTGACGTTAGCGAAGCGCCCAGGTGGGCCATCAGCCCTCATCGTCTAGTGGCCCAGGACGCCGCCCTTTCAAGGCGGTAGCACGGGTTCGAATCCCGTTGGGGGCACGCACCACGCTGTGCGAGACTTGTGCTCGCACGATGCTTGGTCCTGTGGAGCAGTTTGGAGTGCTCGCCACCCTGTCAAGGTGGAGGCCGCGGGTTCAAATCCCGTCAGGACCGCTTCCCTCGGGTTGCTTCACCTCCTGAGGGGCACCCTGATCGGGGGCCTCGCCCCCGGATCTCCGGCTGGGTAGCTCAGTTGGTACGAGCGTCCGCCTGAAAAGCGGAAGGTCGCCGGTTCGACCCCGGCCCCAGCCACAGTCTTCGAGCAGTGTGAAAGCCCCCGTCGAGATCTCGGCGGGGGCTTCTTCATGCACGGAGCCTGATTGCACTGTGCACGTCGGCGCCGTATGGCACCGTGAGCGCAGCGGAATCATTCATTCCGAAGGCTCCGCTCGTCGATCCGCCTCCCGCACTTTCTCGGCGATCCCGGTGAATAACACTGAATCCCGGTGAATCTCTGATTTGTACGTCGACGCGTTTCGGACACTTTTCGAGATCCGCTCCGGAGCCGGCCCGCGACCCGCTCCGGGTCTGCAAAGTCCGGAAAACGCTGCAACGATGCGGAAATCGCAAACGAAACCTGTCCGAGGGAGCGTAGCGGCCATGGGCCCCGCGCGCTCGTCGAGAGGTCAACTCACCCTCACAGCAGGGGAGTTGGGCAGTGAGGTTTGTCACGTGGCCAGGCATCGACAACCTCCTCGCCCATGTGCTTGAAGTCGAGGCGGGCGGTGATCCGCGAACCAATGTGCCCACATTGGTTCGTTGACGTGCGGTACGTTCCCGCGTCCGTATTGCGGATCCGATGATCTTTACCTGGCCCGGGGGTGGCCATTACGCGCCTCCCTGCCTCAGATTGTCATTGCAGAAGTAACAACGTCTCTCCGCGCCATTCCCTTGTGCGACAACCTCTGCCCGGATGAAGGAGGGCGCCGACCATGAACCGCCGGACTCTTACGCCACCCGCTCTGGCGGGTCTGCTCGCCTCCGCACTCGTCGCGTGCAGTGGGGGAGTTGACGGGGCAGCAGGCGACGGGGAGGCCATCGTCGTGGGCACCACGGCGAAAATCGCGGTCACCAAGGACACCCCCGCGCCCTTCGACCCCGCCGCGTCCTACGACGAGAGCTCCTGGAACATCATGCGCAACACGTTCCAGACGCTGCTGCGGCCTCCACGCTCGGGTACCGACCCGGTGCCGGACGCCGCCGAGAAGTGCGGCTTCACCGACAACCGGAACGATACGTACAGCTGCACCCTGCGCCACGGGCTGACCTTCTCCAACGGGAACGAACTCGACGCCGAGGACGTGGAGTTCTCCACCGAGCGACTGCTCCGCCTCAACGTCCAGGGAGGCCCGGCCTCGCTGCTCAGCGACGTCGAGCGGGTCGACGCCGAGCGCGGCGACCGCGTCGTCTTCCACTTGAAGAAGCCGGACGCCACCTTCCCGTACAAGCTCGCCACCCCGGCGGCGTCCATCGTCGACAGCCAGACGTATCCCGCCGACCGTGTCGTGAAGAGCGCCAAGGTGACGGGCTCGGGGCCGTACATGCTCGGCGACTACGACAGCAAGGGGAACGAGCTGGTCCTCAGCAGGAACCCGGACTACCGCGGCGGCCTCAAGCCGAAGAACGAAGACATCGAACTGCGCTTCTTCAAGACCTCGCACGATCTCCAGAAGGCGCTCGACTCCGGCGAGGTCGACGTGATGAACAGCGGCATCACGTCCCGGTTCATCGAACGGCTGGAGGCGGACCGGGAAGACGGCATCGAACTCGTCGAACAGCCCGGACAGAGCGTCCGTTACCTCGTCTTCGACATGAAGGACAAGACGGTCGGAAGGCGCGCGGTGCGGCAGGCGTTCGCCCAGGTCGTCGACCGCCAGGAGCTGGTCAGCGACGTCTACTCGCGTACCGCCGAACCGCTTTACTCACTCGTGCCCGGCGGCCTGGTGGGGCACAAGAACTCCTTCTTCAACGAGTACGGCGAACCCGACGTCAAGGCCGCGAAGCGCACCCTGCGCGAGGCCCGTGTGAAGACCCCGGTGAAGATCACCCTGCACTACCCCAAGGCCGGCAAGGGCAGTTCGGGCCCCAAGGAGTTCGCGAAGCTCAAGGCGCAGCTCAACGACTCCAAGCTCTTCGACGCGACCGTCAAGACCGAGCCCCTCAGCTCCTACAGCACCGCTTCGCTCAAGGGGAAGTACCAGGTCTACGGCTTCGGCTGGCTCCCCGACTTCCCGGACGCGGAGAGCTTCCTGGCGCCCTTCCTGGAGAAGAACAACGTCCTCAACACCCCTTACAGCAACAAGGAGATACGTGAGGAGCTGATACCGGAGACCCGGCGCGAGCCCAGCCGTGCGGACGCGACGACGAGTTTCGCCCGCGCGCAGGACATCGTCGCCGGAGACGTCCCGGTGCTGCCGCTGTGGCAGGGCAAGCAGTACATCGCGGCACGCGACGACATCACGGGCGTCGAGTGGGCGCTCAACTCCTCGTCGCTGCTACAGCTTTGGGAGCTGGACCGCGGCGTGAGCAGTTGACGCGGTCCCCGTCCCGGACGCGGGGATTCCTTGTCCGGGACGGGTTCCGTGTGGCAGACGGCTGCCATGTCCGGGACGGGGCGCTCCTCCAGGGTTCCCGGGGCCCTCGCCCCGGGAGTGCCCTTACGGCAGCCGCCGTTCGGCGCCGCCCCAGTCGGCCGTCGCCTCAGTACAGGCCGTAGCCGTCAGTACGGGGCGTAGAGCGAGAAGCCGTTCTCGTTGGCGAAGGTCGTGCCGAAGCCGGAGCCTCCCGCCGGGATGCCCAGGTCCCCCGGGTTGAACGCGATCGAGCCGGTTGCCG from Streptomyces marispadix includes:
- a CDS encoding metallophosphoesterase family protein, whose amino-acid sequence is MARDARKPRKPLALPHRVRKTAHNLLRRFRTAGGTGTSRAWEPEGALTPAPRPYVRALALAATTLVGAWLGLLVVGGIDAPVGPVDTKMALRPSLIGGTRVNVSPLGALELRSHAAPLRLDVDVDQLDQQRASALVDHPERLEGLEDEITSDVQAGTGDLALRSAVAVVVGAGALGLAVYRRPRRALTASGLALALLAASGATAYATWNPKSVLEPKFSGLLAGAPSVVGNARSIVTDFDIYQRELARLVTNVTKLYEATSTLPAYQPDPSTIRVLHVSDIHLNPAAWQIVKSLVEQYDIDAIIDTGDTMDHGTAAENGFLDPVTDLGAPYVWVRGNHDSDETQKAFEKMSEKKGSDVHVLDDGVPLNVAGLRLAGWGDPQFTPDRSVKPEGDPRERKDGRRLALALRAQKAAHTPVDIAVAHNPVLVKETDGLAPLALAGHTHQRSVETLPRKTRLMVQGSTGGGGLRAVEKEEPQKVAASVLYLDRDKGRLQAWDEITLGGLGLTTAEVTRHLAGDERGSSPSRSPSPPASGSPSGSLPESGSPSPSGSRTAGAGPADTGRFGRFGAGASVTDSARSPVPGTGPVFGGSPVAAPAADPRPANAP
- a CDS encoding ABC transporter substrate-binding protein: MNRRTLTPPALAGLLASALVACSGGVDGAAGDGEAIVVGTTAKIAVTKDTPAPFDPAASYDESSWNIMRNTFQTLLRPPRSGTDPVPDAAEKCGFTDNRNDTYSCTLRHGLTFSNGNELDAEDVEFSTERLLRLNVQGGPASLLSDVERVDAERGDRVVFHLKKPDATFPYKLATPAASIVDSQTYPADRVVKSAKVTGSGPYMLGDYDSKGNELVLSRNPDYRGGLKPKNEDIELRFFKTSHDLQKALDSGEVDVMNSGITSRFIERLEADREDGIELVEQPGQSVRYLVFDMKDKTVGRRAVRQAFAQVVDRQELVSDVYSRTAEPLYSLVPGGLVGHKNSFFNEYGEPDVKAAKRTLREARVKTPVKITLHYPKAGKGSSGPKEFAKLKAQLNDSKLFDATVKTEPLSSYSTASLKGKYQVYGFGWLPDFPDAESFLAPFLEKNNVLNTPYSNKEIREELIPETRREPSRADATTSFARAQDIVAGDVPVLPLWQGKQYIAARDDITGVEWALNSSSLLQLWELDRGVSS